The genomic region CAATATGGACATGCGTAGTTTTTTCTGTAATTTCGAAATGACGGCCGTATTGTTCGAGACCTCCCCGATTCATCGTTTGGTTGCTGATTTTGAACGTGATCTCAAAGAATGCAGCAAGATCGACCTAAAGGTTTTTCAGGGGCGTTCAAGAGGACAAAAAGGTGCAGAAATGCTTTCTCGGATGCTTTCTCCGCTTCTTTAGCCGATTTAGGGCAGATTTCTGAAGATAAGTTCACTTTTTGTGAATTTATCTTCTTTTTGCTAAGTATTTTGCTCAAATTTGATCTTTTATGATATAATAGATATATAAATCATGTCTTGGCGAAGGAGGGGAGTCTGCGGGAAAACAGGCTCCCTTTTGCTCTCTTTTGAAAGTGTAAACCGGAATTAAGACAATCTTGAATCCATTTCATATAGCCTTTAGATGCTTGTGCTCGTACTGACAGGGTACGTATAGAATCGATCTTTGTGAACACGCACTTCTATATGTAGGTTCCCCCGTGGAGTATTTAAATGATTTATGAAATGGATTCACATACTGATCCAACGGGGGGGATACCATGTCCAATGTAACGGTTAAAGAACTGACATCCAAGCCTGACCGGGGCGTCAAAAGCTCGGTGTTTACATTAAAGCTGCTGCAACGTATTGTGATGATTCTGATCGGTGCTGCACTGATGGCTGTATCGCTTGAAGTGTTTCTCGTGCCAAATGGTGTTATTGATGGTGGGATTACAGGTATTTCAATTATGGTGTCGGAGCTTACACATCTGCCACTGGGAATATTCCTGACCTTGCTCAACTTGCCGTTCCTGATTCTGGGTTACAAGCAGATTGGTAAAACGTTTGCGTTATCCACGCTGCTGGGGATTGTGGTCATGTCGATCGGGACTTCATTATTGCACCATGTTCCTGCATTGACACCAGGGGAGCCATTGCTCGGAGCTGTATTCGGCGGATTGATCCTGGGTGTGGGGGTTGGACTCGTTATCCGGTCTGGTGGTTCACTGGACGGTACAGAGATTGTGGCCATCCTGCTTAGTGAGAAATCACCGTTGTCTGTAGGACAGATCGTATTGTTCATTAACGTATTTATTTTCGCAGGTGCAGGATTTGTGTTCGGCTGGCCGAATGCCCTGTATTCCATGATTGCATATTATATTGCGATGAAGATGATTGATATTGTGAATGAAGGACTTGACCAGTCCAAATCAGTATGGATCATTAGTGAGAAATATCGTGATATCGGTTCAGCTCTGACAGACCGTCTCGGTCGTGGGGTGACTTTCCTGGATGGAGAGGGCGGATTCAGCGGGGACGAGAAGAAGATCATCTTTGTCGTAATCACCCGTCTGGAAGAAGCGAAGCTGAAGACCATCGTTGAAGATTGGGACCCGCAAGCCTTTGTGGCTATCGGTAACATCCATGATGTGAAGGGCGGACGTTTCAAGAAAAAAGGTATTCATTAGCGATTTATATACGCATGAATGATAATAGCCGACACCCTTGTAATAAGGGAGTCGGCTATTTTTTCTTCAAGTGCTTGAGAATGAGCTCTACCGGTTGGGGCTCAACGGCTGCGATCAGATCACCGGTGTCATTCAGGCGTTCAACAATATTCATCAGATGGTAATCCTGGATGGAGACGTTGTTTCGAACTTCATCCCAGGTCAGTGGAGTAGAGACGGTGGCGCCTGATTTGGCACGTGGTGTATAGGGAGCTGCAAGGGTTTTGCCGCCGTAATGCTGGAGGTAGTCAAAATAAATACGGTCTCCACGGTCCTTTTTGAGTCGTTCCAGTGTGAACAGATCCGGGTGCTTCTGAGTGACATATTTACCAACAAAATAACCGATATCTCGTAATTCATCAAAGGTTATCCCTTGAATAATCGGAACGATGATCTGAACGCCTGTGGCGCCTGAAGTTTTGGGGATGGACCTCAGACCAAGCGAAGTCAGGGTCTCGCCAACGATGAGTGCAGCTTGCATGATCCGGGGTTCATGTTCCTGAGAGGGGTCCAGATCAATCATCCATTCACAGGGCAGATGGCTTCCTACGGTATGCAGAGAAGGGTGAAATTCAAGTGCAGCCAGATTGCCAAGCCATAACAATTCGGGGAGTCCATTCATGACCACATAGCGGATGCCGTCGTGTACTTCAGTCCGAACATAGTCAGGGACAGGTTCAGGGGCATTCTTTTGATAGAAAAATGTTCCTCCAGTCCCGTGGGGATACCTTATGGTGGTGAGCAATCGATTGCTTGTATATGTAAGCAGATACGGAGCCAAGGCGGCCAGCTTTTGCAGATAGATGGCTTTGGTAACACCCGCATCCGGCCACAACAGTTTGTCCGGGTTCGTGACCGTTAGCTCTGTGCCTTCTATTATGATGGTACCTTGAATCTTAGGGGCCATACGGAACACCTCCTATTATCTAATCAATCGTTAAAATCATGGGCTGAAACACGCGTGCAGCGATCTCTTCTTCATTGAAGAAGCTGGTTCGCCAGACAATCCTCGCGGGTTACATCCGCGAAAGTTTGAATACTGGGATGACGCAATGTGCGATGATGTGTCAGTTCCATATATTGCACTTTGACACCTATTCGTGGTTCCACCCAGGTGGTCTCTGCACTGCGCTCGGGTATATTGTGGAACGGCCTATCCTGCCTGACCAGAGGATCCACTTGATGTGTGAGTTCCCGCCAAGTATTGGAGTTCAGCTTGCCAGT from Paenibacillus sp. FSL R5-0341 harbors:
- a CDS encoding YitT family protein; its protein translation is MSNVTVKELTSKPDRGVKSSVFTLKLLQRIVMILIGAALMAVSLEVFLVPNGVIDGGITGISIMVSELTHLPLGIFLTLLNLPFLILGYKQIGKTFALSTLLGIVVMSIGTSLLHHVPALTPGEPLLGAVFGGLILGVGVGLVIRSGGSLDGTEIVAILLSEKSPLSVGQIVLFINVFIFAGAGFVFGWPNALYSMIAYYIAMKMIDIVNEGLDQSKSVWIISEKYRDIGSALTDRLGRGVTFLDGEGGFSGDEKKIIFVVITRLEEAKLKTIVEDWDPQAFVAIGNIHDVKGGRFKKKGIH
- the ligD gene encoding non-homologous end-joining DNA ligase; amino-acid sequence: MAPKIQGTIIIEGTELTVTNPDKLLWPDAGVTKAIYLQKLAALAPYLLTYTSNRLLTTIRYPHGTGGTFFYQKNAPEPVPDYVRTEVHDGIRYVVMNGLPELLWLGNLAALEFHPSLHTVGSHLPCEWMIDLDPSQEHEPRIMQAALIVGETLTSLGLRSIPKTSGATGVQIIVPIIQGITFDELRDIGYFVGKYVTQKHPDLFTLERLKKDRGDRIYFDYLQHYGGKTLAAPYTPRAKSGATVSTPLTWDEVRNNVSIQDYHLMNIVERLNDTGDLIAAVEPQPVELILKHLKKK